In Leptolyngbya sp. SIO1E4, one DNA window encodes the following:
- a CDS encoding Ycf34 family protein yields the protein MCICVNCHYVDRCTTYHAVETQHQQPHLTEIPNFEAVNPTINVNIRQQDTLIEMEWDVVGCDSFKQETGKWSKLRPGELVPT from the coding sequence ATGTGCATTTGTGTGAACTGCCATTACGTCGACCGCTGCACCACTTATCACGCGGTAGAAACCCAGCATCAGCAGCCCCACCTGACTGAAATACCTAACTTTGAGGCCGTGAATCCGACGATTAATGTCAACATTCGCCAGCAAGACACCCTGATTGAGATGGAATGGGATGTGGTGGGCTGTGACAGCTTCAAACAGGAAACGGGCAAATGGTCTAAGCTCCGTCCAGGAGAGTTGGTGCCAACCTAG
- a CDS encoding FAD-dependent oxidoreductase, with protein sequence MTLLDVVIVGAGMAGLACAQRLQGAGYQVSVLEKSRGLGGRMATRRIDGIPIDHGARFLQPQGQMLSDLTQQLIHQGIVTSWQPETFYLDSTGQLNPDPLAPRCYVAPAGMSAVGKALGTGLTIHRQQRVTAIAPTAESHWSITTTRADTGEPGQHTAKSLVLAIPAPQIVPLLEPLRSQPEIAAILPAIAAVQYAPCITVMAQYAPHASQAQAPLPCMPTTPWMVEGHADTPFFWVGLDSSKRQAPGMNIVLQSSAAFAEHWLETTDLQSAGEALLTQAGRLIAPWLSRPRRWQVHRWRYALIEKPCPQGALRTTTPSPLIACGDWCGELHIETALDTGWAAAASLQTMLGNAPLPDSPIELNLNLN encoded by the coding sequence ATGACCCTCCTGGATGTGGTGATTGTGGGGGCTGGTATGGCAGGGTTGGCCTGTGCTCAGCGCTTACAAGGGGCTGGGTATCAGGTGAGCGTGCTGGAAAAGTCCCGGGGACTGGGGGGCCGCATGGCAACGCGCCGCATTGATGGCATCCCCATTGACCATGGGGCACGATTTTTGCAGCCCCAGGGCCAAATGCTGAGCGACCTAACGCAACAGCTCATTCATCAAGGTATCGTCACATCCTGGCAGCCCGAAACCTTTTACCTCGACAGCACAGGGCAGCTTAATCCAGATCCGCTGGCGCCTCGCTGCTACGTTGCCCCGGCTGGCATGTCAGCGGTTGGCAAGGCCCTTGGAACGGGGTTAACGATTCACCGGCAGCAGCGGGTCACTGCGATCGCCCCCACCGCTGAAAGTCATTGGAGCATCACAACTACACGGGCTGACACGGGTGAGCCCGGGCAGCACACTGCCAAATCCCTCGTCCTGGCAATACCGGCACCACAAATTGTTCCGTTGTTAGAGCCCCTGCGATCGCAGCCTGAAATTGCAGCGATTCTGCCGGCGATCGCAGCAGTGCAGTATGCCCCTTGCATTACCGTTATGGCCCAATATGCCCCACATGCTTCTCAGGCTCAGGCTCCGCTGCCGTGTATGCCGACCACCCCATGGATGGTGGAGGGACACGCAGATACCCCCTTCTTTTGGGTCGGGCTAGACAGCAGCAAACGGCAGGCACCCGGGATGAACATCGTGCTGCAGAGCAGCGCAGCGTTTGCAGAGCATTGGTTAGAAACCACCGATCTGCAGTCAGCCGGGGAAGCCCTACTCACCCAAGCAGGCAGGTTGATTGCCCCCTGGTTATCCCGTCCTAGACGGTGGCAGGTACATCGCTGGCGCTATGCTCTGATAGAAAAGCCCTGCCCTCAAGGGGCACTGAGGACAACGACACCCTCCCCCCTGATCGCCTGCGGAGACTGGTGCGGCGAATTGCACATCGAGACTGCCTTAGACACCGGTTGGGCAGCAGCAGCCAGTCTTCAGACAATGCTTGGGAATGCCCCGCTGCCAGACTCCCCAATAGAACTCAACCTGAACCTCAACTGA
- a CDS encoding DUF2891 domain-containing protein: MRLEISKMDATIAAKFVQAVLNCITQEYPHSNIFWFNSDQDIKPPREMTPVFYGCLDWHSAVHGHWLLIRLSRCFPDAAFQETARHALSQSFTSEKIQGEIAHLEHCPFFECPYGFAWLLQLAMELRDWHDRQAKGWLAVLEPLETLVAHNFHRWLQKLEFADRTGTHFHTAFPLSLALDWARVTKHADFANTIKNKAQKFYLNDQNYPLHIEPLAYDFVSPGLAEADLMRRVLSPTLFAEWLTQFLPQLPAEKAIFCAPIILTNSQSYLQSHFRGLNLSRAWMIEGIMHGLPDGDSRLETLRATAIVHRQTGLVDTVNNHYSSSHWLGTFATYLLTSRGLQL; this comes from the coding sequence ATGCGACTCGAAATCAGCAAGATGGATGCAACAATCGCAGCCAAATTTGTTCAGGCAGTACTCAATTGCATCACTCAAGAATATCCACACAGCAATATCTTTTGGTTTAATAGTGACCAAGACATCAAACCACCACGGGAAATGACACCCGTGTTCTACGGGTGCTTAGATTGGCATTCAGCCGTCCACGGCCATTGGCTACTGATCCGGCTATCTCGTTGCTTTCCTGACGCAGCATTTCAGGAAACTGCGAGACACGCCCTGAGTCAAAGCTTTACCTCAGAGAAAATCCAAGGCGAGATTGCCCATTTGGAGCACTGCCCTTTCTTTGAATGTCCTTATGGATTTGCCTGGTTATTACAACTGGCAATGGAATTGCGAGATTGGCATGATCGTCAAGCTAAAGGATGGCTGGCAGTATTAGAACCCCTAGAGACATTAGTTGCCCACAATTTTCACCGTTGGCTACAAAAACTGGAATTTGCAGATCGGACTGGAACGCATTTTCACACTGCATTTCCGCTTAGCTTGGCCCTCGATTGGGCTCGAGTTACGAAGCATGCAGACTTTGCCAACACGATCAAGAATAAAGCGCAAAAATTTTATCTAAACGATCAAAACTATCCGCTGCACATTGAACCACTCGCTTATGATTTTGTTTCCCCAGGTCTAGCTGAAGCTGATTTAATGCGACGAGTTCTTAGCCCCACACTTTTTGCAGAGTGGCTGACCCAGTTTTTACCTCAACTGCCTGCTGAAAAAGCCATATTCTGTGCGCCGATAATATTGACGAATTCTCAAAGCTATTTGCAATCTCATTTTCGAGGATTGAATCTCAGTCGGGCTTGGATGATTGAGGGCATCATGCATGGTTTGCCGGATGGCGATTCACGGCTTGAGACGCTGCGTGCAACTGCGATTGTGCATCGCCAGACCGGGTTAGTTGATACTGTAAACAATCACTATTCGAGTAGTCACTGGCTCGGAACGTTTGCCACGTATCTATTAACAAGCCGGGGATTACAGCTGTAA
- a CDS encoding J domain-containing protein produces MTNRDTAQNHYDLLRVKPTASPQEIRSAYRDLSKLYHPDTTKLPPEVATGKFQALNEAYATLSNPEKRLAYDYKIRISRVAVIQAPAYLNRPASERAQYEKSNAYLDPTDRPLSAGELFALFILGVTFVGCLMLVFTIGWAKGELVLQPTEAETMSATEMLEVPTSLPEPETLKQLPASPVPPPDVPTLAPSVRVPESAPSPPQEDGETDAWSLTDLSSKMI; encoded by the coding sequence ATGACAAACCGAGATACCGCCCAAAACCATTACGATTTGCTGCGGGTGAAGCCAACGGCGTCACCCCAAGAGATTCGCAGCGCCTATCGAGATCTCAGTAAGCTCTACCATCCAGATACGACGAAACTGCCACCTGAAGTCGCCACTGGCAAATTTCAGGCGCTTAACGAGGCCTATGCCACCCTGAGTAACCCTGAAAAAAGGTTGGCCTATGACTACAAAATTAGGATTTCTAGAGTGGCTGTGATTCAGGCACCGGCTTATCTGAACCGCCCTGCCTCAGAACGAGCGCAGTATGAAAAAAGTAATGCCTACTTAGACCCGACAGATCGCCCCTTGTCAGCCGGAGAACTCTTTGCGCTCTTTATATTGGGCGTGACATTTGTAGGGTGCCTGATGTTGGTGTTCACCATCGGTTGGGCCAAGGGTGAACTGGTTCTGCAGCCAACCGAAGCTGAAACCATGTCTGCCACTGAAATGTTAGAGGTTCCGACCTCATTGCCGGAGCCCGAAACGCTGAAACAGCTGCCAGCCTCCCCTGTTCCCCCGCCCGATGTCCCGACATTAGCTCCCTCTGTCCGGGTTCCGGAGAGTGCGCCATCTCCGCCTCAGGAAGACGGTGAAACAGATGCTTGGTCGCTTACTGATCTATCGTCGAAGATGATCTAA
- a CDS encoding LD-carboxypeptidase gives MLTCQPPAPLQPGDELHVIAPSGALRELTAFQAGVALWEAQGYRVKLSPGFDQQWGYLAGADAHRRQQLLAALQSPSCRGILCARGGFGGTRLLEEWQWPTVTPKWLVGFSDITSLLWSLGKQHISGVHGPLLTTLAQEPDWSQQRLFAWVAGHPIPPVQGTGWGGGQVTGPLLPANLTVATHLLGTRHEPPLKGAILAIEDVTEAPYRIDRMLTHWRMAGKLAGIQGIAIGRFSRCEPPDNVPSFSVEEVLRDRLGNLGIPIVSDLPFGHDGVNAALPVGVSATLNGDAGTLTIH, from the coding sequence ATGCTGACCTGCCAACCGCCTGCCCCACTACAACCCGGTGATGAGCTACACGTCATTGCTCCCAGTGGTGCCCTGCGAGAGCTGACGGCTTTTCAAGCTGGGGTGGCGCTCTGGGAGGCCCAGGGATATCGGGTTAAGCTATCTCCCGGGTTTGATCAGCAATGGGGCTATTTGGCCGGTGCTGACGCCCATCGGCGCCAGCAACTGCTGGCGGCCCTGCAATCCCCCAGCTGTCGTGGCATTCTCTGTGCACGGGGCGGCTTTGGAGGCACTCGCCTGCTGGAAGAGTGGCAATGGCCGACTGTCACGCCTAAGTGGTTGGTGGGCTTTTCAGACATTACCAGCCTGCTGTGGAGTCTCGGTAAACAGCACATCTCAGGGGTACATGGCCCCTTACTGACCACACTGGCTCAGGAGCCTGATTGGTCGCAGCAGCGCCTGTTTGCTTGGGTTGCAGGCCACCCTATCCCGCCAGTTCAGGGGACAGGGTGGGGTGGGGGTCAGGTGACCGGTCCTTTGCTCCCAGCCAATCTCACGGTGGCCACCCACCTGCTAGGAACACGGCATGAACCGCCCCTGAAAGGGGCCATTTTAGCGATCGAAGATGTCACCGAAGCTCCCTATCGCATCGATCGCATGCTGACCCACTGGCGTATGGCAGGTAAGCTAGCAGGCATCCAAGGCATTGCGATCGGGCGGTTTAGCCGGTGTGAGCCTCCAGACAATGTGCCGAGCTTTAGTGTTGAAGAGGTCTTGCGCGATCGCCTGGGGAATCTGGGCATCCCTATCGTGTCAGATCTTCCCTTTGGTCACGATGGGGTGAATGCAGCTTTACCCGTAGGCGTGTCAGCGACCCTGAACGGAGATGCAGGCACCTTAACCATCCATTAG
- a CDS encoding aldo/keto reductase: MVNQPIASQPGTLTLPEMGCGTWAWGNRLLWGYTQAMDPQLQTVFDHCVQHGVTLFDTGDSYGTGRLNGRSESLLGQFATAYQGPYADQICLATKLAAYPWRLTRRSMAKACQASAQRLGQDVDLVQLHWSTANYAPWQEGALLDGLADLYENKRVKGVGLSNFGPQRLKQIYPRFRDRGVPITTLQVQYSLLSTYPVTELGIQEVCRELGIRLIAYSPLALGILTGKYTDRNQLPKGLRGVLFRQLLPGVKPVLETLQAIATARQKTMAQVALNWCLCKGFIPIPGAKTLAQAQNNTGALGWSLDAGEVAELDSAVTRSDKQMVQNIFQTR, translated from the coding sequence ATGGTCAATCAACCAATCGCATCGCAGCCGGGCACGTTGACCTTGCCTGAAATGGGGTGTGGTACTTGGGCGTGGGGCAACCGCTTGTTATGGGGCTATACCCAAGCAATGGATCCTCAACTGCAGACTGTGTTCGACCATTGCGTTCAGCATGGCGTCACACTCTTCGATACGGGGGATTCTTACGGCACAGGACGGCTGAATGGTCGCAGTGAAAGTCTGCTCGGGCAGTTCGCGACCGCCTATCAAGGGCCGTATGCTGATCAGATTTGTTTAGCCACCAAGCTGGCAGCCTATCCATGGCGACTGACTCGTCGTTCTATGGCAAAAGCTTGTCAGGCGTCGGCGCAGCGATTAGGTCAAGACGTTGACCTGGTGCAACTTCACTGGTCTACGGCCAATTACGCACCGTGGCAGGAAGGGGCGCTGCTCGATGGTCTGGCAGATTTATATGAGAACAAACGGGTTAAGGGGGTGGGGTTATCGAACTTTGGGCCTCAGCGTCTCAAGCAAATTTATCCCCGATTTCGCGATCGCGGGGTTCCTATCACGACCCTGCAAGTGCAGTATTCGCTGCTATCGACCTATCCCGTCACTGAATTGGGCATCCAGGAGGTTTGCCGTGAACTGGGGATTCGGCTGATTGCCTACAGTCCGCTTGCTTTGGGGATTCTGACCGGCAAATATACCGATCGCAATCAGCTACCCAAAGGGTTGCGAGGCGTTTTGTTTCGTCAATTGCTCCCAGGCGTTAAACCCGTGTTAGAGACCTTACAGGCGATCGCGACTGCTCGACAAAAAACGATGGCTCAGGTTGCCCTCAACTGGTGTCTTTGCAAAGGGTTTATTCCCATTCCTGGCGCCAAGACGTTAGCCCAAGCCCAGAACAATACGGGAGCCTTGGGATGGAGCCTTGATGCCGGGGAAGTTGCAGAGCTAGACTCCGCCGTGACCCGTAGTGACAAGCAAATGGTGCAAAATATTTTCCAGACCCGGTGA
- a CDS encoding serine/threonine protein kinase produces the protein MTTLCINPQCSHPENPDDRDRCLSCGAKLRLGNRFRPSRQLGQGGFGRTFSAWDEAQTPPQHCVIKQILRSQGSRDRDWQEAHRLSHLGQHPQIPDLIAVLESSRDICLVQTYIPGQTLEQVLAADGPFSESQVRSLLLSLLPVLQFIHDHDIIHRDIKPENILLPGGDRPPVLVDFGAAREIPSATSRERTGTIIGSAGYAAPEQALGKAIAASDLYSLGMTCLHLLTEQHPFDLYSVTEDRAVWQPFLPHPISPALARILDRLTARSVRSRYSSAAAALADLAPAGILAPAPLTALPPLPAKPWHCVATWPTSGRTVNALAISPDGRAIATANSDHSVQLWDQRTGEVLHTFAQRFGLGHGHSDAVTAVQFHPNGHTLFTGSQDSTLKQWDLSTYRLQQTLKSSGWPLTTIALTPAGNRLITAAANGHLTVWQLPRGKPMVDLVRHQGAVNAVALSPDGTRLASVGEAGTLRLWTLPEGQLLHTWTAKGDRLCSVAFSIVDPALITGSGKGRVTVWSLTDFQHDYALSQHQDEVRVIALSPDGRLLATGSRDREIHLWDWSTPSKHRLAVLHHDWAVCDLMFTADSRTLISSASDETIRFWQAAT, from the coding sequence GTGACCACACTGTGCATTAACCCTCAGTGTTCTCATCCTGAGAACCCAGACGATCGCGATCGCTGCTTGAGCTGCGGGGCAAAGTTGCGCCTGGGCAATCGCTTTCGACCCAGTCGCCAGTTAGGACAAGGGGGATTTGGACGCACTTTTTCAGCCTGGGATGAAGCGCAAACCCCTCCTCAGCACTGTGTGATTAAGCAGATCTTGCGCTCCCAGGGCAGCCGTGATCGCGACTGGCAAGAGGCCCATCGCCTGTCTCACCTGGGGCAGCACCCACAAATCCCGGATCTGATTGCGGTGCTGGAGTCTTCCCGAGATATTTGCCTCGTGCAGACCTACATTCCAGGGCAAACTCTGGAGCAAGTGCTGGCAGCAGACGGCCCATTTTCAGAATCTCAGGTGCGATCGCTGCTGCTGTCCTTATTGCCCGTCCTGCAATTCATCCACGATCACGACATTATTCACCGAGACATCAAACCCGAGAATATTCTGCTGCCAGGGGGCGATCGCCCCCCGGTACTGGTAGATTTTGGCGCCGCCAGAGAGATTCCCAGTGCCACGTCGCGTGAACGAACCGGCACCATCATCGGCAGCGCTGGGTATGCTGCTCCCGAACAAGCGTTAGGTAAAGCAATCGCCGCTAGCGATCTCTACAGCCTGGGGATGACCTGCCTGCACCTGCTCACCGAGCAACATCCCTTCGATTTATACTCCGTGACAGAAGATCGTGCTGTGTGGCAGCCTTTCTTGCCCCATCCCATTAGCCCCGCGCTTGCCCGCATTTTAGACCGACTCACAGCCCGTTCTGTGCGCAGCCGCTATAGCAGCGCCGCGGCAGCCCTTGCGGATCTGGCTCCGGCTGGTATCTTAGCGCCCGCCCCCTTGACCGCCCTGCCCCCCTTACCGGCTAAACCCTGGCACTGCGTGGCAACCTGGCCCACCTCTGGACGCACCGTCAACGCCTTAGCCATTAGCCCCGATGGTCGGGCGATCGCCACAGCCAACAGTGACCATAGCGTGCAACTGTGGGATCAACGAACTGGGGAGGTCTTGCACACCTTTGCACAGCGATTCGGGTTAGGCCATGGCCATAGCGATGCCGTCACCGCCGTTCAGTTTCATCCCAATGGCCACACCCTGTTCACAGGCAGCCAGGATAGTACCTTAAAACAGTGGGATTTAAGCACCTACCGGCTGCAGCAAACCCTGAAGTCGTCTGGCTGGCCCCTTACCACGATCGCCCTCACGCCAGCAGGAAACAGGCTGATCACGGCAGCTGCCAATGGGCATCTCACGGTTTGGCAGCTGCCCCGGGGCAAACCGATGGTCGATCTCGTTCGTCATCAAGGGGCGGTCAATGCCGTGGCTTTAAGTCCTGATGGCACCCGCCTTGCCAGTGTCGGCGAAGCAGGCACCTTACGCCTGTGGACGCTACCGGAAGGGCAGCTACTGCACACCTGGACAGCCAAGGGCGATCGCCTCTGCTCAGTAGCCTTCAGCATCGTAGATCCTGCGCTGATCACGGGCAGTGGCAAAGGCAGGGTGACGGTGTGGTCCCTCACAGATTTTCAGCATGACTATGCCCTGAGCCAGCATCAGGATGAGGTCAGGGTGATCGCCCTGAGCCCTGATGGACGGCTGCTAGCCACTGGGAGCCGAGATCGTGAAATCCACCTCTGGGACTGGAGCACCCCATCCAAACATCGCCTAGCCGTATTGCACCATGATTGGGCCGTGTGCGACCTCATGTTCACCGCTGACAGCCGTACCCTCATCAGTAGCGCCAGCGACGAAACCATACGATTCTGGCAAGCCGCAACCTAA
- a CDS encoding isoprenylcysteine carboxylmethyltransferase family protein: MGKFEDWGFTKDSWKGSHGEYWVLAQGLILLGLAFLPKWHPTAWENWPIWLGYGRMAIALLLAGLAAVLLGKGLLDLGENLTPLPYPRDSGTLVQTGVYSIVRHCLYSGLILGTAAYSLWTLSVPHFLGAVLLLLVLDMKARKEEAWLIERYPDYEAYRQRVKKFIPWIY; encoded by the coding sequence ATGGGCAAGTTCGAAGACTGGGGCTTTACTAAAGACAGTTGGAAGGGCAGCCACGGCGAGTATTGGGTGCTGGCTCAAGGTCTGATTTTGTTAGGGCTTGCGTTCTTGCCAAAATGGCACCCTACAGCCTGGGAGAACTGGCCCATTTGGCTCGGATACGGGCGGATGGCGATCGCTCTACTGCTGGCTGGATTGGCAGCCGTTTTGCTCGGCAAAGGCTTGCTAGATCTGGGTGAAAATTTAACCCCGCTGCCCTATCCCCGAGATAGCGGTACGCTGGTGCAGACCGGAGTTTACAGCATTGTCCGCCATTGTCTCTACAGTGGCTTGATTTTAGGCACCGCCGCCTACAGCCTTTGGACACTCAGCGTGCCGCACTTTTTAGGCGCTGTGCTGTTGCTGTTAGTGCTTGATATGAAAGCCCGCAAAGAAGAAGCCTGGCTGATAGAGCGCTATCCCGACTATGAAGCCTATCGCCAGCGGGTGAAAAAGTTCATCCCCTGGATTTATTGA
- a CDS encoding aldo/keto reductase has translation MQFQSESQAIALIPDGPKIPALGVGTWAWGDAFFWTYGKDYTETDLQAAFTASLEAGVSLFDTAEIYGFGESERLLGRFVQPADQPVTLATKYFPLPWRLSANAVTEALTASLDRLQVDRLDLYQVHWPFDFFMGQKTLMTTLAHEVKQGRIAAVGVSNYSAQQMQVAHGYLAEQGIPLAVNQVQYSLLHRKIERNGVLEKARQLEVKILAYSPLAQGLLTGKYSPQDAQAPQGARKLDPRFSRKGRTKIASVLQTLAAIAQAHNKTSAQVALNWLIGIGNVIPIPGAKNAQQASQNAGALGWEMTPEEHQQLDQVTQSWL, from the coding sequence ATGCAGTTTCAATCCGAATCACAGGCGATCGCCCTGATTCCAGACGGGCCAAAGATACCTGCTTTAGGCGTCGGGACTTGGGCCTGGGGGGACGCGTTCTTTTGGACCTACGGTAAAGACTATACCGAGACTGATTTGCAGGCAGCCTTTACCGCTTCTCTAGAAGCTGGGGTGTCTCTTTTCGACACGGCAGAGATATACGGCTTTGGTGAATCTGAACGACTGCTGGGTCGATTTGTGCAACCAGCTGATCAACCCGTTACCCTGGCGACCAAATACTTTCCCCTGCCCTGGCGCTTATCCGCTAACGCAGTGACGGAGGCACTAACAGCCAGCCTCGATCGCCTGCAAGTTGATCGCCTGGATCTTTACCAAGTGCACTGGCCGTTTGATTTCTTCATGGGGCAGAAGACGCTGATGACAACCCTGGCCCATGAAGTCAAACAGGGGCGCATTGCTGCAGTCGGCGTCAGCAATTATTCGGCCCAGCAAATGCAGGTAGCCCATGGGTACTTGGCAGAGCAGGGCATCCCACTCGCAGTGAACCAGGTGCAGTATTCGCTACTCCACCGCAAAATCGAGCGCAACGGCGTGCTAGAAAAGGCTCGGCAACTAGAGGTTAAAATCCTAGCCTATAGCCCTCTGGCGCAAGGGCTGCTCACAGGAAAATATTCTCCCCAGGATGCCCAAGCGCCTCAAGGAGCCCGTAAACTCGATCCGCGCTTTAGTCGAAAAGGCCGTACTAAAATTGCCTCGGTGCTGCAAACGTTAGCAGCGATCGCCCAGGCTCACAATAAAACCTCTGCTCAGGTCGCGCTTAACTGGTTGATAGGGATCGGCAATGTGATCCCGATTCCTGGCGCTAAAAACGCTCAGCAAGCCAGTCAAAATGCAGGGGCGCTTGGCTGGGAGATGACCCCAGAAGAGCATCAGCAACTCGATCAAGTCACGCAGTCGTGGTTGTGA
- a CDS encoding DUF3143 domain-containing protein — protein MALPSADTPLYNHPLPDIEQWLREHGCRQDPEALHQWHLEKTTWQADVTLEVDSIVVRYLKATAEDEDIQRIFKYSLSRRDLGEAIFSGP, from the coding sequence ATGGCACTTCCCAGCGCTGATACCCCGCTCTATAACCATCCCCTGCCTGACATTGAGCAGTGGCTGCGGGAACATGGCTGCCGTCAAGATCCGGAAGCTTTACATCAATGGCATCTTGAAAAAACCACATGGCAGGCAGACGTGACCTTAGAGGTTGACTCGATTGTGGTGCGTTATTTGAAAGCGACGGCGGAGGATGAAGACATCCAGCGCATTTTCAAATACTCTTTGAGTCGCCGAGATTTAGGAGAAGCCATTTTCTCGGGGCCATAA
- a CDS encoding CCA tRNA nucleotidyltransferase, with protein MSLLPESAHLVGGSVRDALLGRKADYLDLDFVLPSQAIETAQAIARYYHAGFVVLDPENQIARVVFAQATVDFAQQVGGSLEADLHRRDFTVNAIAYHPHTEQIFDPLGGCADLERRVLRMIAPDNLSDDPLRLLRAYRQAAQLGFALDRQTRETIHQLGPLLGKVAAERVRGELDCLLSKGEGTPLMQLAWEDGVLKTWLPALTRQQIDKMIAVDEAYVRLQDARPEFATLLTRWIKEQTPPGFHRSWFKAAKLSQILSDVLAIAEAELTHFKYSRAEQQAVLAIRRAWPYLEAIARGDVSRQQQYYLFKMAGSSFIALALVGLAEGLPLALLNGLIDRFLDTTDPIAYPRSLVSGRDVMQHLGLRPGPHIGDLLAAVELAHAEGQVSSPQEALDWLAHQVATSE; from the coding sequence CTGTCCCTGTTGCCAGAATCGGCGCATCTGGTTGGGGGGAGTGTACGGGATGCCTTGCTTGGTCGCAAGGCCGATTATCTAGATCTCGACTTTGTGTTGCCGAGTCAGGCAATAGAAACCGCGCAGGCGATCGCCCGTTATTATCATGCCGGGTTTGTTGTGCTGGACCCAGAGAATCAAATTGCTCGGGTGGTGTTTGCCCAAGCCACAGTGGATTTTGCTCAGCAGGTAGGGGGCAGCTTGGAGGCCGACCTCCATCGGCGAGACTTTACGGTCAACGCGATCGCCTATCATCCCCATACTGAGCAAATTTTTGACCCCCTGGGGGGCTGTGCTGACCTAGAGCGGCGGGTGCTGCGCATGATCGCTCCAGATAACCTGTCAGATGACCCCCTGCGCCTGCTGCGGGCCTATCGTCAGGCGGCACAGTTAGGGTTTGCCCTCGACCGACAAACCCGTGAAACGATTCACCAACTCGGGCCGCTGTTAGGCAAAGTTGCTGCCGAACGCGTGCGGGGAGAATTAGATTGTTTGCTTAGCAAGGGAGAGGGCACGCCTCTCATGCAACTGGCTTGGGAGGATGGCGTTCTCAAAACCTGGTTGCCTGCGCTCACCCGGCAGCAGATTGACAAAATGATCGCAGTTGATGAAGCGTACGTTCGCCTGCAAGATGCGCGCCCTGAGTTTGCCACGCTACTGACCCGTTGGATCAAGGAGCAGACCCCACCAGGGTTTCACCGCAGCTGGTTTAAAGCAGCTAAGCTAAGCCAAATCTTGTCGGACGTGCTGGCGATCGCAGAAGCCGAACTGACCCACTTCAAATACAGTCGGGCAGAACAGCAGGCGGTCTTAGCAATCCGGCGGGCTTGGCCCTATTTAGAGGCGATCGCCCGTGGAGATGTCTCGCGTCAGCAGCAATATTATCTGTTTAAGATGGCTGGCAGTAGTTTCATTGCGTTGGCGCTGGTGGGGCTAGCGGAAGGGCTACCCCTCGCCTTGCTCAATGGACTTATTGATCGCTTTCTAGATACGACTGATCCGATTGCGTATCCTCGGTCTCTTGTCAGTGGTCGAGATGTCATGCAGCATCTCGGCTTACGTCCCGGTCCTCATATTGGAGATCTACTGGCAGCGGTGGAATTAGCCCATGCAGAAGGGCAGGTCAGCAGTCCTCAAGAGGCTCTCGACTGGCTAGCACACCAGGTTGCCACCTCAGAATGA